A part of Paenibacillus donghaensis genomic DNA contains:
- a CDS encoding helix-turn-helix domain-containing protein, with protein sequence MNLKEFGIYFAKLREESGFRSQRELAVKSGVSHSTINRIESGTHKVTPENLIALAPFLKNADSDDLMRAMGYLEGQENISNSDSKYYEISDKDKKDIGKDLDRILADLESNEALAFNGEPMDEETKRLFAISLENSLRLAREVSKQKFTPKKYRD encoded by the coding sequence ATGAACTTAAAAGAGTTTGGGATATATTTTGCGAAATTAAGAGAAGAGAGTGGATTTAGGAGTCAAAGAGAACTTGCTGTTAAATCCGGAGTAAGCCATTCCACTATAAACCGCATCGAGTCTGGAACTCACAAGGTTACGCCTGAGAATTTAATTGCATTGGCTCCATTTCTAAAGAATGCTGATAGCGATGACTTAATGAGGGCTATGGGTTACTTAGAAGGACAAGAAAACATTTCAAATTCTGATTCCAAATATTACGAAATATCTGATAAAGACAAGAAAGACATCGGCAAAGACCTGGATCGTATACTGGCAGATTTAGAATCAAACGAGGCATTAGCTTTTAACGGAGAACCTATGGATGAGGAAACTAAAAGGTTGTTTGCTATTTCTCTTGAGAATTCTCTTCGGTTGGCCAGAGAAGTATCTAAGCAGAAGTTCACTCCAAAAAAATACAGGGATTAG
- a CDS encoding DUF7678 domain-containing protein, translated as MPLVFKRPLYAGDIFEGEIQGLFVQAHVFSDPSSYGISEGRISRLTVYPNQQKEFGKHLANYDRGWDGKPPEDSKIRAVTEAVIRQFDDKAVDWRFEASR; from the coding sequence ATGCCACTGGTATTTAAACGTCCCCTGTACGCAGGGGACATCTTTGAAGGAGAGATTCAAGGCCTCTTTGTACAAGCGCATGTATTTTCAGATCCATCCTCGTATGGGATATCAGAAGGTCGAATCAGTCGGTTGACGGTGTATCCGAATCAACAAAAAGAGTTCGGTAAACATCTGGCTAATTATGATCGGGGCTGGGATGGTAAACCTCCGGAAGACAGCAAGATTCGTGCAGTTACTGAAGCGGTAATCAGGCAATTTGATGATAAGGCGGTAGATTGGCGGTTTGAGGCTTCGCGTTAG
- a CDS encoding transposase, with product MDLFAAIFPIRTVWNWLPEIMNRLLCKISKAKTEGKNNQLRAMNKQGFGYSITSLQARMEMKEQLTALNRWRNYQDRQERKSG from the coding sequence ATGGATCTTTTTGCTGCGATTTTTCCTATCCGAACCGTCTGGAACTGGCTTCCCGAAATCATGAACCGGCTCCTTTGCAAAATCTCCAAAGCGAAAACGGAAGGGAAAAACAACCAGCTTCGTGCGATGAACAAGCAAGGTTTTGGGTACTCCATCACGTCCCTCCAAGCCCGAATGGAGATGAAGGAACAGCTGACTGCGTTAAACCGCTGGCGGAACTACCAGGATCGCCAGGAGAGAAAGTCAGGCTGA
- a CDS encoding DUF3951 domain-containing protein, which produces MNLVQFMLVGGFGILNLLLGIIIVKILLTRKLPSNNYTPFDYITAHSLVEFHDEKKEIEDNADHGDDKDKNIISLSKRPFLP; this is translated from the coding sequence ATGAACTTGGTACAATTCATGTTGGTTGGAGGATTCGGAATTTTAAATCTCTTATTAGGAATCATCATTGTCAAGATATTACTTACAAGAAAATTACCAAGTAATAATTACACTCCATTTGACTACATCACGGCCCATTCTCTTGTTGAGTTTCACGATGAGAAAAAAGAGATAGAAGATAATGCGGACCATGGTGATGATAAGGACAAAAACATCATTTCGTTATCAAAACGACCTTTTCTTCCCTAA
- a CDS encoding ImmA/IrrE family metallo-endopeptidase produces the protein MIKSTVTQLIKKHRTNNPFEIASQRKVLVLYELLGDMLGYYNSSRRLKMIHINNESSQQDQRFTCAHELGHVILHPDVNTPFLRRHTLYSVDRIERQANQFAVELLMPDELLYESKHTDFTLQEAAVLYGIPPGLEHLKQLSDNEFD, from the coding sequence GTGATTAAATCTACTGTAACCCAACTCATCAAGAAACACCGGACCAATAACCCATTCGAAATTGCATCGCAGAGAAAAGTCCTGGTGTTATATGAATTGTTGGGCGATATGTTAGGCTACTACAATTCCAGTCGTCGATTAAAAATGATCCATATTAATAATGAATCCTCACAACAAGATCAGCGCTTCACATGCGCTCATGAACTGGGACATGTGATTCTGCATCCTGATGTTAATACACCCTTTTTGAGAAGACATACCCTCTATTCTGTAGATCGTATCGAACGACAGGCCAATCAATTCGCTGTGGAACTGCTGATGCCGGACGAATTATTGTACGAATCTAAACACACGGATTTCACTTTGCAAGAAGCAGCCGTATTATATGGTATCCCACCGGGTCTGGAGCATCTAAAGCAACTGTCAGACAATGAATTTGATTGA
- a CDS encoding RICIN domain-containing protein, whose amino-acid sequence MIPNQNQFYKIVNKKNDLVADYGYPETGKPVTLWPWHGEDNQRWMFVPLNDNYYAIVNKKNGLVADYGYPETGKPVTLWPWHGGDNQQWFLHDLEGGYQKISNKKNGLVADYGYPETGKPMTLWPWHGGDNQRWLPEAVESFTLPSVQTYPVPAVPQYTNINEVLPNQTQIVTTHYTLATCIAVDDPHYNDQQKIKTNPYYLYVKKQYWKKVESHVLAPKESYKYTMTSGMTQEDQNTVSKTVSHTIGVDAGFQFGKEGRFNVAASLSYQYTEQLETTVSHTTIQMTETTQEHSIINDENYNVAWSKYILVSEYSVQRSDGTLVSKPWTVTDHNTTQSSYYPLETTLLDK is encoded by the coding sequence ATGATACCTAATCAAAATCAATTTTATAAGATTGTCAACAAAAAAAACGACCTTGTAGCGGATTATGGATATCCGGAAACCGGAAAGCCAGTGACTTTGTGGCCGTGGCATGGGGAGGATAATCAACGATGGATGTTCGTTCCGCTTAATGATAATTATTATGCGATTGTCAACAAAAAAAACGGCCTTGTAGCGGATTATGGATATCCGGAAACCGGAAAGCCAGTGACTTTGTGGCCGTGGCATGGGGGGGATAATCAACAATGGTTCCTACATGATTTGGAAGGTGGTTACCAAAAAATTAGCAACAAAAAAAACGGCCTTGTAGCGGATTATGGATATCCGGAAACCGGAAAGCCAATGACTTTGTGGCCGTGGCATGGGGGGGATAATCAACGATGGCTTCCTGAAGCTGTAGAAAGTTTCACACTTCCTTCTGTTCAAACGTATCCTGTACCAGCTGTTCCTCAATATACGAATATCAATGAAGTGTTACCAAATCAAACGCAGATAGTTACGACGCACTATACATTAGCAACATGTATTGCGGTGGACGATCCTCATTATAATGATCAACAAAAAATAAAAACCAATCCATACTATTTATATGTAAAAAAACAATACTGGAAGAAAGTCGAATCACATGTGCTTGCTCCAAAAGAATCATACAAATATACAATGACATCCGGTATGACACAAGAAGATCAAAATACAGTGTCCAAAACCGTTAGTCATACGATTGGGGTAGACGCAGGGTTTCAATTTGGTAAGGAGGGGCGTTTTAATGTAGCTGCTAGTTTATCTTATCAATACACAGAGCAACTAGAAACAACTGTAAGTCATACAACCATACAAATGACTGAAACAACGCAAGAACATTCAATCATCAATGATGAAAACTATAATGTCGCATGGTCTAAATATATATTGGTTTCAGAATATAGTGTACAGCGTTCAGACGGTACACTTGTAAGTAAACCATGGACAGTGACAGATCACAATACTACACAATCTAGTTACTACCCTCTAGAAACTACACTTTTGGATAAATAA